The nucleotide sequence GGGATGCCAGCTCTGGCGGGGTGGGGGACACACCTTGGATGAAGCCATCCTCGGGGATGAAGAAGCTGGCGGCCCAGagccccaccagcaccagcagcttcAGGAACCAGCACCTGCACGGCAGCGAGTGTCAGGGGGACAGGGCCCCcggcagctcccccccccccatccctgcaccccatcCCCATACCCGTTGTGGAGCTGAGCGCGGCAGTCGGTGCTGGAGCGCACGTTGAGGAGCAGGACAGCCTGTGCCAGGTGGAAGCAGGCGGTGCCAAAGCAGACCCGGTACACGGCCGAGGAGCCCACCAGCTGCTCGCAGTCTGTGCCCCCGGGCAGGTGGTCACACAGCACCACCCAGAAGGGCAGCTGCAGGCATGGAGAGCGACAGGATGGGGCTGCTGATGGGCCCAGCACCCCTCAGTGCCCAGGGGATCCAGTGCCCTTGAACTCCTGACTGCCCCCCAGCATTCCCAATACCTTCTCTACCCCCAGTACCTCTgagacccccagcaccccaatgCTGGGCAAGACCTGCACCTTCAGTACCCCTGGCACTGCTCCCAGCAACCTTGGCACTCCCAGCAACCTTGGCACTCCCAGCAGCCCTGTTACTCCCAGTATCCCCAgtgtcccagttctctcagctccCCGGCAATTCTGGCACCCCTAGTGCTCCTGGGACCCCTAAATGCTGTGGGGATGCCTGGCACCCCAGCACCCTTAGtgcccctgggacccccagcacccccagtgcccccagcaccTCAGCACCCTGGCGTGTCCCAGCTCCCGTCATCACCTTCTCCTTGACAGCCTGGGCCACAGTGCGGGACAGCATGAGGCAGCAGACGGCAGAGGCCAGGACGTGCAGGAGTGTGTAGAGGATGCGGGTGCCCGTAGACAGGCGGAGCCCACGGCAGGATCTGCAGCCACAGCCGCAGCACAGCTGGGGGGAGCATGGTCAGGGGGGGCCCCACCGGGCCAGAGCTGCTCGCCAGCCTGGCCTGGCCCCCCCAGCCCGgtccagccctgtccccagccccgtcAGTCCCCTCAGTCCCACCTGGCAGAGCAGCAAGTGCAGGAGGCGGCCCTGTGTCCGTGTGCCCGCCATGGCCtggctcggctcagctcggccCCCGTTGCCCTCATGGGATTAGGGGGATTGTCGGCTCGGCCCGCCCCGCCATCTGCTCACTGCTACCTCCCGGCAGCCCCCCTTGGGGCGCTCCACGGGGGGCCTGTCCAGGGTCCACTGGTGACTCCTGGCCATGTGGATCCCTGCCTGGGACCCCAGCCCCTCACTGTGCAGGATGAGGCCATAGCAGGCAGCCCGGGCACGGGCTGGTGTGGGGGGCATGTGGGGTCCGCGGGGTGCTGGCCCCTGCGTGGTGATGGCTGGTCCCAGAGCAGTGTGGCTGGGGGGCGTGGGGGTACCACCATGTTTGGGCTCGCTCAGCATCAAGGGCCCCTTTGCCCTTTCTCCCCTGCAGCGAGGAGGCCGGGGGGGCAGGAAGctggaggggacagagccaggacaggtgaccccaGCAGCCAGAGGGACGCTCTGTGTCACAGCGTCGTCCTCGGCAGCGAggctggaggcagaggaagggTTTTGGCTCCCAGCGTGGCTattgcttggagactggctgggcacCCGGCTGCTGGTAGGAGGCGACAAGCAGCTGTGTTCACAGCtctggggtttgttttatttttcctctttctttcacagGTTAAAGTGTCTTTCTCTCaactcacaattttttttttcgcTTTTGCGCTTTCTGTTCTCTTCCCATCCCGCTGCGGGGGGAGTGTGTGCGGGTGCTCGGCTGCTGGCCAGGGCCAGCCCACCACAGCCCCCTGCAATCCCAGGGGACATCTTGGCCAGGCTCGTCCCCACGCAATGTCCCTGCACTGGGAGCGGTGGGAGCCGGTGGGGCAAAGGGTCCTGGAGGCCACCGCAGAGGAGGATCAGTGCATGGTACAGCGGGCGCAGGAGATGGAGGAGCTGGCACCGGGTCCAGGGCACGAGGCCGCTCTCGGGGCAGGTTTCTGTAGGACTCCCTGGTGTGGCACAGCGGGGCCCACGCAGGCGCTgcggggacagggcagggcacaGGCTGCCGAGGTGCTGCAGGGCCGGTGTGAcgccccggtgcccccccggAGAGCTGTCAGCCGAGTTGGCCCCGCACAGGGCCCCCAGCTGCATGGCGGGGCCAACGAGCCGGGCACGACCAGACCCCGGGGTGAAGTGCTGCAGGCTCAGAGCTCCCCGGCCTCCATCCTGCTCCCCAGTGTCCACCTGGGACTGCAGCCACCCCCTTCTCCCCACCGGGCAGAGCGGCCATGCCGGCTCTCCAGCCTCAGCCCCCCGCGCTGAGCCCACAGCTCTTCACCCTGGGGTCTGCAGGCCCCACGTCTCCCCATGTCTCCAGCCTGGGCACCCAGCGCCCTGCGGAGCTGCCACCGTAGTTCGGCCCCCCCAGCGCCACGGGCCGACGGCAGCGTCCAGACGGCACTGGGGGTGCCGAGGTGGCCCTGGCAGCTGCGTGGCCGTGCACGGCAGGACCCCGCACCCATCTGAGCACCCACTGCCCCACAGCCGCCCCCGGAGGGACACGTGCCCCTGCCACACGTCTGGGTCAGCCCAAGGTTTTGCCTTCGCGGGCAGCGCCCCGGCTCCTGCCgtcggggtgcggggggggaaCAGGCGGACCCGGGCCCCGGGCCACGACCCCGGGGATCTCCCGCTTCCAGGCAGCACCCGGGGGAGCCAGCTcggcctccgctgcggcggcgcggggccggtcCCGTCCTTCAATCGCGTGTGACCGCGGCGGGAGCCAGATCCGGATCCCTGTAACCCTCTTACCCGGCTTAGCGCctgcccgggggcggcgggcagcgctgcgcccgccccggcccggccccgcgccccggcagcgcccgggaGCGGCCGGCACcgagccccctcccctccccggagCCCCCGGCCCGGTCCGGCCCCTCGGGCTCCGCAGCGCCCaccggcggcgggacggggccgcTGCCCGGGAAGCGGCGgtagcggcggcggcggaggagcaagaggaggaggaggaggaggaggaggagccgggGCCAACGGCCGGGCCCGGGAACGGCCCGGGTCTGATCGTCGCCACCCCGCCGCCCCTCTCCCTGGTTCCGGCGGCCACACGTGACCGGAAGCTGGACGCGGCACCGCCTCCACGTGACCGGAAgcgggagccggcggcggcgggatggCGGCGGAGGGGGACGTGGAGCTGGAGCTCGAGACGGAGCCCAACGGCTCCGGGGGCGGCGGCGatggggcgggcgggcgggcggcggagaAGCCGCGGAAGCACGACAGCGGCGCGGCGGACCTGGAGCGCGTCACGGACTACGCGGAGGAGAAGGAGATCCAGAGCTCCAACCTGGAGACGGtgcggcggggcgggacggggccggggaggggggccgGGCCCTGAGCACCGCGGTGCTCGTCCCGGCCGGGCGCGGCCCTGACCCACCCGGTGACTGTGCTCGTCCTGACAGGCCATGTCGGTGATCGGAGACCGGAGGTCCCGGGAGCAGAAGGCGAAGCAGGAGAGGTAACCGCCCGCGCTCGCTCGGGGCTCTGGGCACCGGTCCCGCCGGGGTTCCTCCCGCACCGGGCCCCGACCTTCCCCGGGAGCTGGGGCGGGCGCCCGGCCTTCTCCCGGAGCTCACCCTGCCGTACAGCCGTGTGGGCAGGCGGGGTCGGGATCAGAGCGGGGGCTGCCGGTCACCGGAGCGGGGGCTGGGTGGTCACCGGAGGTTTGTCTGTCTCTTGCCGCAGGGAGAAGGAACTGGCGAAAGTGACCATCAAGAAGGAGGACCTGGAGCTGATTGTGAGTAGGGGCAGGCGGTGGCGTGTCCCGACCCTCGGGTGCAGCCGCCGTCTCGTCACCGAGGCTGCACCCAAAGACGAGACCggtgccccggggctgggcgGCCCTGCCAGCCCGGCCCCCACACGGTTCCCGCGGTTGTCTCCCTACAGATGACGGAGATGGAGATCTCCCGGGCGGCCGCGGAGCGCAGCCTGCGCGAGCACATGGGGAACGTGGTGGAGGCGCTCATCACCCTCACCAACTGAGCGCGGGGCGCCCTCTGACCTCACCCAATAAAGGCACCGGTGGGAGCGGGCTGTCAGTGTGGTCCGCGCGGCGCCGGGCGCCTGCCCTGGGAACACACGTGGCACTGGGGAACCCACAACCGGAGCGGGACGAGGGGACCTGCCTGAGCCGCTCTTCCCGCTTTTAACCTCATCCCCGCCGGGGCAGCAGCTCCCGTTACTCCGTTGTCCCTGCTCAGGGGCTGACGGGTGCACCCCAGGCCTAGCAGCGCCGTGCCAGCCCTTCCCGCCTCGCTGGGGTGGCCCGGGTGAGCCGGGAGCTGGGCGAGGCGGCAccggggcaggcaggcagagagcagcCCGGACCCGCTGGCTTAGGGCCTGGAAACACGAGTTTTGTTAATGTCACCCCTGGGACTGTGCTACCTCATGTCTCCCATCCttggggagctgcagcccctggcacaAGGGTGACGGTCACCCTCGCACACCCCTCTTGCCTGTCTGTCCTGGCTCGTGGGAAGGCGCAGACCGGGACGGCCACGCTCCATGGACAACAGGGCCAGAACATGTAAGAAAACGACCGCTTTTAATCAAACtgaccccaccccaccccccgccacACAGGTAGAAAAGCCGAGCCCTGCAGGAACAGGGTGAGGAGACAGGGACACCGCTGTTCCACTCCAAAAAAAGGGCCCAAATGGTTGACAGGGGAGGTACAAGCAATAGGGAGATGCTGTGGGCCAGACAGCTATAAAAGTCCGCTAATTCCCCCAAAAGTGGGCGTGCTGGAGCTGGGGGTGTTTCCGTGCTCCTGCCCAGCACCGTCAGGCGCTGCCGAGGCCGTCGTGGCAGCTGCGGGTGTGACGGCGGCGTGGCCACGGGCCTGGCCAGCACCCACAGGCCCTGTCCCCCACAGCACTGGGCAGGGAGCTCGCCAGGCTGCCGCAGCGCCAGGGCAGGTGCGGcccaggggcaggggaagggcttgTCACCGCACGAGTCCTGGCACAGCCCCGCGTCCCTCGTCCCTGCCGCGGCTTCTGGCAGCTGGCAGAGAAGTGCCCTCCTTCCCGGGGCTTTAAGTGGTTTTCCGCTTCTTGGCCGAGGGTCTCTCAAAGACATCCCGTACGCCCGCTGCTTTCTGCTTGAAGAACTTGGTGTTCTGGGCGCTCTCCTGGCCCCAGGCTGAGTCGAAGGAGGTGGTGTCCTGGTCCACCAAGTGCGTGTACTTTGTCCGCCCTGAGCGCCCAAAGTTCTTGACCTGGGGAGCAGAAGAGCTCATGAGCAGCCATCCAGTGAGGACGTGGGGACCCGCTGCCCCCACCCTCGAGCCCTCGGGCCGGCGCCCACCAGCCAGTGCACCCACCTGCATGACTTTGGGCAGGATGGTCTTGTTGAAGTGGTCCTCAAGGGTCGGGGCGCTGAAGTCCCTCTTGTACACCTCCTCGTCCTCATCCTGCGGGAGAGGGACGCACCTGCTCAGCCTGCCAGTTCCTGGCAAGCGCCAGCAGCCGGTGAAAGCAGGGAAGAGCCACCAGCAGCCCGCCATGGTGCCTGCAGTGCTATTGACCTACTGCCGAGGGTGGGGGACGTGGGCGTTGTCCCCCAGCCTGCCTCTGGCAGCCGCCCTCACATCCACTCAGGCCCCTTCCCCAGAGCCGCAGCCCACGCAGAGCCGGCTCTGTTCTGGGAGGGTCTGTCAGCCCCAGCAGTGGCACAGGCACAGTTCTGTCTCAGCGGGGAACCCTCAACCTGCTCTGGTGAGGTAGTGCAGGCCAGCTCTGGGCGGAACCATGCCCGTCCCGCAGGCCAGCGCCTCACAGGCCGCTGCGGCCTCGCCACTTGCATTGGTGTCACTGCTCCTTTCCCTCTGCCGCGAGAGCTGGCCGCGCTCAGATCACCTCAGTCGATCAGCTTCCCAGGGCTGCTCTTGTCCCAGGGCACTGCGGTGGGGGCTTCCCCCAGGGAGAAGACGTCCCCAGGGTCTCGTGCAGCCCCTCTGGCGTACAGACCTTGGCCCTGCTGCCGGTGCGGCCACGCCCGGGCCCTCGCTCACCACTCACCATGAAGAAGGCTCCCCGGTGGTAGTACTTCTGCAGGAACTTGTATTTGCCCTTCACCGCCTTGTTGGTGATGACCTTGCCATTGGCCCGAAGCTCAGCGCGGCGCTCCTCCTCTGTCAGGTTCCGCATGCGCTCAATCTCTGCCTTCTCCTTCTCCATTCTGGGCAGGAGAGAAACCCCTGAGAGCCCCTGTCCCTGCAGTACCCTCCCGCCAGAGCCACTCTCGCCAGCCGTGGGGTTACACATTTGCTGACGGGGAGCACAGACCCCCCACGGgcgggcaggaggggctgcaggtgcGTGGTCTGGCTCAGACCGTGTTGCCAAAGGGAAGCCTGAGGAAGAGACTCCAGCTGCCCGTGGGGCCCGGGGCTGTGCGTTCCCAGCCTTGGCTTTACGCAGACAATACTTACGCTTCTCGTTCTTCACGGTCCCGTTTGATACGCTTCAGCTCGCGTACTTTCCAGGCCTCGTACTCCTCCTCGTCGTTCTCATCATCTGTATCGAGAGCATCCAGCGCTGCCAGCGAGCGCTTgttctcctccagctccttcttCGCTTCCTCTTCTACGATCTGCAGCGAGGACCAAGCTAAGCCTGCTGCAGCGACTGCCCCCACATCACCCCCAGCCCGCCCTTGGCACCTTCAGCGTGTACTTGCGCCTCTCCTCCGCCAGCCGCTttgcctcctgctccagctccttcTGCTTCAGCGCTTCCGCTTCTCGCTCCTGAACTGTGATCCGGTCCTTCCTGTGGGCAGGGACCACAACTGCCTTCAGCCCCATGGCGAGGACGAGGAGACACGGCAGTGGTGTCTGCTCGGCCCCCAGCTCCCATGTGCAGCTGCGTCACCCACTTGCGGATGAAGACAGGTTTGAGACGCGGCTCCATTTCATCCTCGCTGTCCGTGTACTCCTCGTACTCAGACTCCGACTCGGACTCTTCTCCGGATCGACCCTCATCTTCCAACTCCATCACTTCCATCTCCTCAGTTTTCCTCTCCTGTGCTCGCTGGCGCATCATCCCGCGCCGACGCTCGATCTCCTAATGGAGACAAACACAGAGGGGTCAGATGAACAGCCCTGCTATCGCTTCCCTCTCACTCTCCTGTTAAAAACGTGCAGTGTCTGGAGTGCTGGCTCTGAGATGATACACCCATCCCTCCAGAAGCATGATGGCCTCTCCCAGTGTCCCGTCCCATGCAAGAGGACAGTAACCCTCCAGTTAAGTCATGGCCAGCTGTGACACTTGTCCAGCTCCACCAGACAGCCCCCATGCCCGTGCAAAAGGCGGTTCCAGCCTGTGCCGTCAGGGGCTTCCCCAGGCCTGTTATACGGCTCTGCAAGCGCACCTCATCATcgatctcctcctcctcctcctcgctggtGTCCTCCCGCTCCAGACGCCAAGCTTCTCCCTCCACCTCAGAGTCGCTTTCTCCAACCACTTCAGGCTCCACGATTTTACGGTGTCTTGCCAGCCTGTGACAGACCACAATTGAACGACAGCACTTCAGATGTAAAGAGGCTGCAGGAAGTTACTATTCATGAATTGTTCCTAACGAGACCGTGGTAATTGTTGGAACTGCTGAGTGTGGGCAAACCCCCCATGTTCCTTCCCAGGAGGCTGGAGGGGCCGGGTACTGGCAGCTCCTCCCTGCCTATGCTCCGAGTAGGAACAGAGCTCCCAGCGGAAACCTCCCCGTTACTGGGACTgaaagctgcagcagctccatggGAGGAAGCAAACGGCAATTGGTTACTCCCTGCCTGGAGCATGCTTCCCATAACCGTGTAACCTTCCCACTACCCCAAGCATCAGCACGTTGTGCTAGTTTTTATTTCGGAACCCCCTCAGCCGCACACAAACATGGGGTGGTGCCCTGGGAAACAGTGACTATGGATTGGAAGGGCTGCTCACAGCGGGGCCGGAGCCCATGGCACACTGCAGCACAGACGTGAGAAGAGCCAGAGACTCTCCTGTGCTGCCTGGGGAATGTTCCCAGCTTCTGCCAGGTGTTCCTGCAGCCCCTCGCTGCAGCGCGGGGTCCGGACTCCCCAGCCCTCTGCGCAGGAAAGCGTGGCAGGGGCACGGATCCCTGCCAACCCCAGCACTCACCGCTCCTCCACATCTTCAGCGATGCGGTTCTGGAGGCGCCGGAGCCGGGGGTCGTTGGcgagttcctcctcctgctcctcggGCTCCACCTCCTGCTCCTTCGCCTTCTTGATGAACTGGaactcctcatcctcctcctctgaggACTCCATGGGCGCGTAGTCGGGCCGCTTCCCCGACACATACCGCTTCACCTTCACCTTCTCCATGGAGAGCTCGCCTGCGGGCGACCGGGCCGTCACCAGGGGCCCCGCGCCCGGGCCGGCACTCCCCTGCCCCACGGCGGgaccggccccggccgcggccccccccaCTCACCCTTCTCGTTGCGGACGGGCACGGCGCCCGCCGTGGACTGGATCGGCGGCTGCTTCATGAGAGCGCTGGGGACCgacatggcggcggcggggctggggccgggccggAGTCGAGCAGTGGCCGCTGACAACGGCTCCTCGCAACCGCTCACCCGGAAGTGGAACTGCGCG is from Strix aluco isolate bStrAlu1 chromosome 12, bStrAlu1.hap1, whole genome shotgun sequence and encodes:
- the HYPK gene encoding huntingtin-interacting protein K, with product MAAEGDVELELETEPNGSGGGGDGAGGRAAEKPRKHDSGAADLERVTDYAEEKEIQSSNLETAMSVIGDRRSREQKAKQEREKELAKVTIKKEDLELIMTEMEISRAAAERSLREHMGNVVEALITLTN
- the MFAP1 gene encoding microfibrillar-associated protein 1, whose protein sequence is MSVPSALMKQPPIQSTAGAVPVRNEKGELSMEKVKVKRYVSGKRPDYAPMESSEEEDEEFQFIKKAKEQEVEPEEQEEELANDPRLRRLQNRIAEDVEERLARHRKIVEPEVVGESDSEVEGEAWRLEREDTSEEEEEEIDDEEIERRRGMMRQRAQERKTEEMEVMELEDEGRSGEESESESEYEEYTDSEDEMEPRLKPVFIRKKDRITVQEREAEALKQKELEQEAKRLAEERRKYTLKIVEEEAKKELEENKRSLAALDALDTDDENDEEEYEAWKVRELKRIKRDREEREAMEKEKAEIERMRNLTEEERRAELRANGKVITNKAVKGKYKFLQKYYHRGAFFMDEDEEVYKRDFSAPTLEDHFNKTILPKVMQVKNFGRSGRTKYTHLVDQDTTSFDSAWGQESAQNTKFFKQKAAGVRDVFERPSAKKRKTT